One Microbacterium sp. zg-B96 genomic region harbors:
- a CDS encoding potassium-transporting ATPase subunit F produces the protein MIVFELLAVALGVAAIAYLLLALVKPERF, from the coding sequence GTGATCGTGTTCGAGCTTCTCGCTGTCGCCCTCGGTGTGGCCGCGATCGCGTACCTTCTGCTCGCCCTCGTGAAGCCGGAGCGGTTCTGA
- a CDS encoding YhgE/Pip domain-containing protein codes for MKGRSFPVPHLKVPQMIAAEVRRLISTKMSALALSALVIVPILYGGLYLWANQDPYAKLSDIPVALVVEDSGAPADGDTPARNVGDEVADELLKRGDFNWHRVSSEQAQSGLQNNEYDFAITLPAGFSTALTSIAGDDPRQAEIILETYDANSYLASTIGSQAVEKIRTAVAQEVGQEAASTLLDSISTIRGKIVEAGQGAAELATGAAELAGGAVQLFDGAGTAVNGAAELEAGAGTLADGAARVAGGNAEIAAAADRVRGVVDQLTADLPQARSDIAADLGALGLDQATIDAVLSRLDVVGAGIRAGDQRVDQVVGQIDELSSGSAELASGAVTLRDGLATLRSGLGTLYDGTGTLRDGAATLSSGTVQLRDGLDSGASEIPDSSAELRQQQAQTIADPIKLETDGVARAANYGAGLAPFFGALAGWIGIYALFLIVKPISRRAVTALHSPVRITLAGWLTPGMFGLVQMSLLFLVLMFALDFPMVYPLGTLGIMMLASLTYTAIILALNVWWGEVGQFLGLVMMVVQLVTAGGTFPWQTLPGPLAFVHNLLPMSYVVDGMRQFMYGGDLSRTITDATVLVSWLLVGLVLTGIAVARKTRYRTLADLEPSILA; via the coding sequence ATGAAGGGTCGGTCGTTCCCGGTGCCGCATCTGAAGGTGCCGCAGATGATCGCCGCAGAGGTGCGGCGCCTGATCTCCACGAAGATGTCCGCGCTCGCGCTTTCCGCCCTCGTCATCGTGCCGATCCTCTACGGCGGGCTGTACCTCTGGGCCAATCAGGACCCCTACGCGAAGCTCTCCGACATTCCGGTCGCCCTCGTGGTCGAAGACAGCGGTGCGCCCGCCGACGGGGACACCCCCGCCCGCAACGTCGGCGACGAGGTGGCCGACGAGCTGCTCAAGCGGGGCGACTTCAACTGGCATCGGGTCTCCAGTGAGCAGGCGCAGTCCGGCCTGCAGAACAACGAGTACGACTTCGCGATCACGCTCCCGGCGGGTTTCTCCACGGCGCTCACCTCGATCGCCGGAGACGACCCGCGTCAGGCCGAGATCATCCTCGAGACCTACGACGCGAACAGCTATCTGGCGAGCACCATCGGCTCACAGGCGGTGGAGAAGATCCGCACGGCAGTCGCGCAGGAGGTGGGCCAGGAGGCGGCATCCACCCTGCTCGATTCGATCTCCACCATCCGCGGCAAGATCGTCGAGGCAGGTCAAGGCGCCGCTGAACTGGCAACCGGCGCTGCCGAACTCGCAGGCGGCGCGGTGCAGCTGTTCGATGGGGCAGGCACCGCCGTCAACGGTGCAGCCGAGCTGGAGGCCGGCGCCGGCACTCTCGCCGACGGGGCCGCCCGGGTGGCCGGCGGCAACGCCGAGATCGCCGCGGCCGCCGACCGGGTCAGGGGGGTCGTCGACCAGCTCACCGCCGACCTGCCGCAGGCGCGGTCAGACATCGCCGCCGACCTCGGCGCGCTGGGCCTGGACCAGGCGACGATCGATGCCGTGCTGTCCAGGCTCGATGTCGTCGGCGCCGGCATCCGGGCCGGGGATCAGCGGGTGGACCAGGTCGTGGGCCAGATCGACGAGCTCTCCAGCGGCAGCGCGGAACTCGCCAGCGGCGCCGTCACGCTGCGCGACGGACTCGCGACACTGCGCTCCGGGCTCGGCACCCTCTACGACGGCACCGGCACGCTGCGCGACGGCGCGGCGACGCTGTCGTCGGGCACCGTGCAACTGCGCGACGGGCTCGACAGCGGCGCGTCCGAGATCCCCGACAGCAGCGCGGAGCTGCGGCAGCAGCAGGCGCAGACGATCGCCGACCCGATCAAGCTCGAGACCGACGGCGTCGCCCGCGCGGCCAACTACGGCGCCGGCTTGGCTCCGTTCTTCGGAGCGCTCGCCGGCTGGATCGGCATCTACGCACTGTTCCTCATCGTCAAGCCCATCTCGCGCCGCGCCGTCACGGCGCTGCACTCGCCGGTGCGCATCACCCTCGCCGGCTGGCTGACGCCCGGGATGTTCGGCCTGGTGCAGATGAGCCTGCTGTTCCTGGTGCTGATGTTCGCGCTGGACTTCCCGATGGTCTATCCGCTGGGCACCCTCGGCATCATGATGCTCGCCTCGCTCACCTACACCGCCATCATCCTGGCGCTGAACGTCTGGTGGGGAGAGGTGGGCCAATTCTTGGGGCTGGTGATGATGGTGGTTCAGTTGGTGACCGCCGGCGGGACGTTCCCCTGGCAGACGCTGCCCGGGCCGCTCGCTTTCGTGCACAACCTGCTGCCGATGAGTTACGTCGTCGACGGCATGCGGCAGTTCATGTACGGCGGCGACTTGTCCCGCACCATCACCGACGCCACGGTGCTCGTCAGCTGGCTGCTGGTGGGGCTCGTGCTCACCGGCATCGCCGTCGCGCGCAAGACCCGCTACCGCACCCTCGCCGATCTGGAGCCCAGCATCCTGGCGTGA
- a CDS encoding alanine/glycine:cation symporter family protein, with translation MDSLNEAVLTGGDTLWTWVVLPVLAVLGVYFTVRSGVVQFRMIPEMFRTLTDRTPRAEDGTPQSVSAFQAFTLSAASRVGVGNIAGVGTAIAIGGPGAVFWMWTMAFIGGASSFVESTLGQLYKVRDKDGFRGGPAYYMQHGLRARWMGILFAVILIVCFPFAFSSLQANTISATVSASFGGEVTWIPWVVGAVLATLTGLIVFGGLRRIAHVTQAVVPAMALGYLLLGLVVVWMNIERLPEVFLSIYTEAFGFNEVVGATLGVIIMNGVKRGMFSNEAGLGSVPNASATAAVTHPVKQGLVQTLGVYFDTFLVCSITAFIILVATPDLAGAERGIGLTQDAIVSTLGSWSNVLLSIIIFLLAFSSILGNYYYGESNIEFISPKRRFLQVYRVLVVAVVFLGSIASADLIWNTADGVMGLMALVNLVAIALLSGVAFKLLRDYTQQRREGRNPVFTRDRLPGVDGISCWETELSVTGPLPKPAAK, from the coding sequence ATGGATTCCCTGAACGAAGCGGTGCTGACCGGCGGCGACACCCTGTGGACCTGGGTGGTGCTGCCGGTCCTCGCCGTGCTCGGCGTGTACTTCACCGTCCGCTCCGGAGTCGTGCAGTTCCGGATGATCCCGGAGATGTTCCGCACCCTCACCGACCGCACCCCGCGCGCGGAAGACGGCACACCCCAGTCGGTGTCGGCTTTCCAGGCGTTCACGCTGTCCGCGGCCTCCCGCGTGGGCGTCGGCAACATCGCCGGCGTCGGCACCGCCATCGCGATCGGCGGGCCCGGCGCGGTGTTCTGGATGTGGACCATGGCGTTCATCGGCGGAGCGTCGAGCTTCGTCGAGTCGACCCTCGGCCAGCTGTACAAGGTGCGTGACAAGGACGGCTTCCGCGGCGGTCCCGCCTATTACATGCAGCACGGACTCAGGGCGCGGTGGATGGGCATCCTCTTCGCCGTCATCCTCATCGTCTGCTTCCCGTTCGCGTTCAGCTCCCTGCAGGCCAACACGATCAGCGCGACGGTATCGGCGAGCTTCGGCGGCGAGGTGACCTGGATCCCGTGGGTCGTGGGCGCGGTGCTGGCCACCCTGACCGGGCTCATCGTCTTCGGCGGGTTGCGGCGCATCGCGCACGTCACCCAGGCGGTCGTTCCGGCGATGGCGCTGGGGTACCTGCTGCTCGGGCTCGTGGTGGTCTGGATGAACATCGAGCGCCTGCCGGAGGTGTTCCTGTCGATCTACACCGAGGCGTTCGGGTTCAACGAGGTGGTCGGCGCCACGCTGGGCGTCATCATCATGAACGGCGTCAAGCGCGGCATGTTCTCCAACGAGGCGGGGCTGGGGTCGGTCCCCAACGCCAGCGCGACGGCGGCGGTCACCCACCCGGTCAAGCAGGGGCTCGTGCAGACCCTCGGCGTCTACTTCGACACGTTCCTGGTGTGTTCGATCACGGCATTCATCATCCTGGTGGCCACGCCCGATCTCGCCGGGGCGGAGCGCGGCATCGGGTTGACGCAGGATGCCATCGTCAGCACGCTCGGATCGTGGTCGAACGTGCTGCTGAGCATCATCATCTTCCTGCTCGCGTTCAGCTCGATCCTCGGCAACTACTACTACGGAGAGTCCAACATCGAGTTCATCTCCCCGAAGCGCCGTTTCCTGCAGGTGTACCGGGTGCTCGTCGTGGCGGTGGTCTTCCTCGGGTCGATCGCGTCGGCCGACCTCATCTGGAACACCGCCGACGGCGTCATGGGCCTCATGGCGCTGGTGAACCTGGTGGCGATCGCGTTGCTGTCCGGCGTCGCGTTCAAGCTCCTGCGCGACTACACGCAACAGCGACGCGAAGGGCGCAACCCCGTCTTCACGCGTGACCGCCTCCCCGGCGTCGACGGCATCTCGTGCTGGGAGACCGAGCTGAGCGTCACCGGGCCCCTCCCCAAGCCCGCGGCGAAATAG
- a CDS encoding MMPL family transporter, with protein MANLLFRLGTFSARRAWTVIVGWVIVLGMAGGAFLAFGGSLASSFSIPGTETERVNEQLSDTFPELTGASATAVFATDDGSAFSAEQQDEIAALLDDIAGVEGVAGVTDPFSVESERAQQAQQLDDGRAQLDAGIAELDAAEAQLTAGQQQLDAAIAQAQAAGMYDMAAAQFAQQQAQLDAGLAQIETGRTEIAEQAALLEDGAALMGLADEIRVVSADEATALGVIQLDATMFDLPQSVRDEVAGLLESADIAGVNIDYSSTLAATTEGLIGVGEIVGVVIAGLVLLIMMRAFLPAITPLLSSIVGVGVGVAGSLAFSGVVDMASVTPILGIMLGLAVGIDYSLFIMNRHRTQVLAGMEIGESVGLANGTAGNAVVFAGSTVIVALVALLVTGIPFLGVMGIVGAVCVLIAVLVSVTFTPALLGLLGTRVLTRKARGTIGHPDHVNREVRPMRTPRAIAAAALAIIALLVIAIPALSMRLGLPDGSSEATDTTQYRAYKTIEAEFGAGQNGPLLVVAEMPEAVAEADQAGTQIVLGTALSEQDGVVAVAPVAVSDDGTVFAFQVVPEGGPTSTTTEQLVQNLRSLSPVDGEITLGVAGQASGNIDVSEKLADALPVYLVVVVGLSLLIMILVFRSILVPVIATAGFVLSLFAALGAVTAIYQWGWLGDLFGVHDPGPVLSFAPIIIMGVLFGLAMDYQLFLVSGMREAYVHGMPARAAVVAGLRSGRAVVTAAAIIMASVFGGFVFSHLGMVRPLGFGLAIGVLFDAFVVRMVLVPAVMHLCGNAAWWLPKWLDRIMPDVDVEGAALERAHPVHGVAAEEPVRA; from the coding sequence GTGGCCAACCTTCTGTTCCGCCTGGGCACGTTCAGCGCGCGCCGCGCCTGGACGGTCATCGTCGGCTGGGTGATCGTGCTGGGTATGGCCGGCGGCGCATTCCTCGCCTTCGGCGGCTCGCTCGCCTCGAGCTTCAGCATCCCCGGCACCGAGACCGAGCGGGTCAACGAGCAGCTGTCGGACACGTTCCCCGAGTTGACCGGCGCGAGCGCCACCGCGGTGTTCGCCACCGACGACGGCTCCGCCTTCAGCGCCGAGCAGCAAGACGAGATCGCCGCACTGCTGGATGACATCGCCGGCGTCGAGGGCGTCGCCGGTGTCACCGATCCGTTCTCGGTGGAATCCGAGCGGGCACAACAGGCGCAGCAACTCGACGACGGGCGGGCCCAGCTGGATGCCGGCATCGCCGAGCTCGACGCCGCCGAGGCGCAGCTGACGGCCGGACAGCAGCAGCTGGATGCCGCGATCGCGCAGGCCCAGGCGGCCGGCATGTACGACATGGCCGCAGCGCAGTTCGCGCAGCAGCAGGCTCAGCTGGATGCCGGCCTGGCACAGATCGAGACGGGCCGCACCGAGATCGCCGAGCAGGCAGCCCTCCTCGAGGACGGCGCCGCGCTCATGGGGCTGGCCGACGAGATCCGCGTCGTCTCGGCCGATGAGGCCACGGCGCTGGGCGTCATTCAGCTCGACGCGACCATGTTCGACCTGCCCCAGTCGGTGCGCGATGAAGTGGCCGGCCTGCTCGAGTCCGCCGACATCGCCGGCGTGAACATCGACTATTCCTCCACCCTCGCCGCAACGACGGAAGGCCTCATCGGGGTCGGCGAGATCGTCGGCGTCGTCATCGCCGGCCTGGTCCTGCTGATCATGATGCGGGCGTTCCTGCCCGCCATCACTCCGCTGCTCAGCTCGATCGTCGGGGTCGGCGTCGGTGTGGCCGGGTCGCTCGCGTTCTCCGGCGTGGTCGACATGGCATCGGTCACCCCGATCCTCGGCATCATGCTCGGCCTGGCCGTCGGCATCGACTATTCGCTCTTCATCATGAACCGGCACCGCACCCAGGTGCTGGCCGGCATGGAGATCGGCGAATCGGTCGGGCTGGCCAACGGCACCGCCGGCAACGCGGTGGTCTTCGCCGGATCAACGGTGATCGTGGCGCTGGTGGCGCTGCTGGTCACCGGCATCCCGTTCCTCGGGGTCATGGGCATCGTCGGCGCCGTCTGCGTGCTCATCGCAGTGCTCGTCTCAGTGACCTTCACCCCCGCGCTGCTGGGGCTGCTCGGCACCCGGGTGCTCACCCGCAAGGCCCGCGGCACGATCGGTCACCCCGACCACGTCAACCGTGAGGTGCGCCCGATGCGCACGCCGCGGGCGATCGCGGCGGCGGCGCTGGCGATCATCGCGCTGCTGGTCATCGCGATCCCGGCACTGTCGATGCGTCTGGGCCTGCCCGATGGGTCCAGCGAGGCCACCGACACCACGCAGTACCGCGCCTACAAGACCATCGAAGCCGAGTTCGGCGCGGGACAGAACGGACCGCTGCTGGTCGTGGCGGAGATGCCCGAAGCCGTCGCCGAGGCCGACCAGGCCGGCACGCAGATCGTGCTCGGCACGGCGCTGTCGGAGCAGGACGGCGTCGTGGCGGTCGCCCCGGTAGCCGTCTCGGACGATGGCACCGTATTCGCGTTCCAGGTGGTCCCCGAGGGCGGGCCCACCAGCACGACGACCGAGCAGCTGGTGCAGAACCTGCGCTCGCTGTCCCCGGTCGACGGCGAGATCACGCTGGGGGTCGCCGGACAGGCATCGGGCAACATCGACGTGTCGGAGAAGCTCGCCGACGCGCTGCCGGTGTACCTCGTCGTCGTGGTCGGCCTGTCGCTGCTGATCATGATCCTGGTGTTCCGCTCGATCCTGGTGCCGGTGATCGCCACCGCCGGGTTCGTGCTGTCGCTGTTCGCCGCGCTCGGCGCTGTGACCGCGATCTACCAGTGGGGGTGGCTGGGCGACCTGTTCGGCGTGCACGACCCCGGACCGGTGCTGAGCTTCGCGCCGATCATCATCATGGGCGTGCTGTTCGGCCTGGCGATGGACTACCAGCTGTTCCTGGTGTCGGGCATGCGCGAGGCGTACGTTCACGGCATGCCGGCGCGCGCCGCCGTGGTCGCGGGGCTGCGCAGCGGCCGGGCGGTCGTCACGGCCGCCGCGATCATCATGGCCTCGGTGTTCGGCGGCTTCGTCTTCAGCCACCTGGGCATGGTGCGCCCGCTCGGATTCGGGCTGGCGATCGGCGTACTGTTCGACGCGTTCGTGGTGCGCATGGTGCTGGTGCCGGCCGTCATGCACCTGTGCGGCAACGCCGCGTGGTGGCTGCCGAAGTGGCTGGACCGCATCATGCCCGACGTCGATGTCGAGGGCGCCGCTCTCGAGCGCGCGCACCCCGTGCACGGCGTGGCGGCGGAAGAGCCGGTACGCGCGTAG
- a CDS encoding TetR/AcrR family transcriptional regulator — protein sequence MDPRVARTRASLQDALVELARERSLDATTIGDIVQRAGVNRSSFYQHYPDKETLLADALERALDEVAEPLRAAPRDGALPAMPRELLQYLEHIAANAALYRRVLGDHGSALVAARLRARIELTVRDTVGLAHPDVFADLPIDVVGAGIAGTALGVITAWVSRDPLPPVEMAAYWLWRVLVGPGLSWPTAP from the coding sequence ATGGATCCTCGCGTTGCGCGCACCAGGGCGAGCCTGCAGGACGCGCTGGTGGAGCTCGCCCGTGAGCGGTCGCTGGATGCCACCACGATCGGCGACATCGTGCAGCGGGCAGGAGTCAACCGCAGCAGCTTCTACCAGCACTACCCCGACAAGGAGACGCTGCTGGCCGACGCGCTCGAGCGCGCGCTGGACGAGGTCGCCGAGCCGCTGCGCGCCGCACCCCGTGACGGCGCGCTGCCGGCGATGCCGCGCGAGCTGCTGCAGTACCTCGAGCACATCGCGGCGAACGCCGCGCTGTACCGCCGGGTGCTCGGCGACCACGGTTCGGCCCTCGTGGCCGCGAGACTGCGCGCGCGCATCGAGCTGACCGTGCGCGACACCGTGGGCCTGGCGCATCCGGACGTGTTCGCCGACCTGCCGATCGACGTCGTCGGTGCCGGCATCGCCGGCACCGCACTGGGCGTCATCACCGCGTGGGTGTCGCGCGACCCGCTGCCGCCGGTGGAAATGGCCGCCTACTGGCTGTGGCGTGTGCTGGTCGGGCCCGGGCTGTCGTGGCCCACCGCCCCCTGA
- a CDS encoding MarR family transcriptional regulator has product MANPNASTAHYWYRDGDDERQRRAVELLQAFRLYRAAELAMRRRTRELMSMGENELLVLRYLLKAQSENRLVSPSELARYLAVSTASTTAIIDRLEKSGHIVRQPHPSDRRSIHVIATEKSDHEVRETLGKMHARMMDAVRDMTPEQTRVVIDTLTRLQDAVDQVEPHE; this is encoded by the coding sequence GTGGCTAACCCGAACGCCTCAACGGCTCACTACTGGTATCGCGACGGTGACGATGAGCGTCAACGCCGTGCCGTGGAGCTGCTGCAGGCGTTCCGGCTGTACCGGGCGGCCGAGCTCGCGATGCGCCGGCGCACCCGCGAACTGATGTCGATGGGCGAGAACGAGCTGCTCGTGCTGCGGTATCTGCTGAAGGCGCAGAGCGAGAACCGCCTGGTCTCACCCTCCGAACTCGCCCGCTACCTCGCGGTGTCGACTGCCTCGACGACGGCGATCATCGACCGCCTGGAGAAGTCGGGGCACATCGTGCGCCAGCCCCACCCCTCCGACCGGCGCAGCATCCACGTCATCGCGACGGAGAAGTCCGACCACGAGGTGCGCGAGACGCTGGGCAAGATGCACGCGCGCATGATGGATGCCGTGCGCGACATGACGCCGGAACAGACCCGGGTCGTCATCGACACCCTCACGCGGCTGCAGGACGCGGTCGACCAGGTCGAGCCGCACGAATAG
- a CDS encoding ATP-dependent DNA ligase codes for MGRFIYDTLGNAVEVEDRTLAHLRIVFMNKLRRGEPFMFDVESGPGGDRRSFWIHPSVPLQFTFHGSRAPRINRVWVEALMQAASGPNGLTVVPEPREDSAPEEG; via the coding sequence ATGGGCCGATTCATCTATGACACTCTGGGCAATGCGGTCGAGGTCGAAGACCGCACCCTCGCCCATCTGCGCATCGTCTTCATGAACAAGCTGCGCCGCGGCGAGCCGTTCATGTTCGACGTGGAGTCCGGCCCCGGCGGCGACCGCCGCAGCTTCTGGATCCACCCCTCCGTGCCGCTGCAGTTCACCTTCCACGGCAGCCGAGCCCCGCGCATCAACCGGGTGTGGGTCGAAGCGCTCATGCAGGCAGCGAGCGGACCGAACGGGCTGACGGTGGTGCCCGAGCCCCGCGAGGACTCTGCCCCCGAAGAGGGCTGA
- the coaBC gene encoding bifunctional phosphopantothenoylcysteine decarboxylase/phosphopantothenate--cysteine ligase CoaBC: protein MFVVVGVTGGIAAYKTVHLVRLLILNGHDVQVIPTDDALRFVGLPTWEAISRNPVTTSVHEDVAQVRHVSLGQRADLVIIAPATANTLAKMATGLADDLLGTTLLATRAPIVVAPAMHTEMWEHPATQHSISVLQGRGVHVVGPASGALTGTDSGPGRMSEPEEIVAAALAAAAPRDDLAGLRVLVTAGGTREPLDPVRYLGNRSSGRQGVQLAVAAAERGADVALVAAHADSDALSAASAHPRIHLTRVGTALELQDAATSAAAGADVVVMAAAVADYRPAEVSHTKLTKEGGDGTLTLELVENPDIVAGLAAHRADGQTLVAFAAETDPDAGERLERARRKRARKGVDLLVVNEVGWHKGFESTHNTVVIVGSGGEVVAELVGTKRETADAVWSAVLDQRRTLLA, encoded by the coding sequence GTGTTCGTAGTGGTCGGCGTGACCGGCGGCATTGCCGCCTACAAGACGGTGCATCTCGTGCGCCTCCTCATTCTCAACGGTCATGACGTGCAGGTGATTCCCACCGACGACGCGCTGCGGTTCGTTGGCCTGCCCACCTGGGAGGCGATCAGCCGAAATCCGGTGACCACATCGGTGCACGAAGACGTCGCACAGGTGCGTCACGTCTCGCTCGGGCAGCGCGCCGATCTGGTCATCATCGCACCGGCCACGGCCAACACGCTCGCCAAGATGGCAACCGGTCTCGCCGACGACCTGCTGGGCACCACTCTGCTGGCCACCCGGGCGCCCATCGTGGTCGCCCCGGCGATGCACACCGAGATGTGGGAGCACCCGGCGACGCAGCACAGCATCTCGGTGCTGCAGGGGCGCGGTGTGCACGTCGTCGGTCCGGCATCCGGCGCCCTCACCGGCACCGATTCGGGTCCGGGACGGATGAGCGAGCCGGAGGAGATCGTCGCCGCCGCGCTGGCGGCAGCGGCACCGCGCGACGACCTCGCCGGCCTGCGGGTCCTCGTCACCGCCGGCGGCACTCGTGAGCCGCTGGACCCGGTGCGCTACCTCGGCAACCGCTCCAGCGGCCGGCAGGGCGTGCAACTTGCCGTCGCCGCCGCCGAACGAGGCGCCGACGTGGCGCTCGTGGCCGCGCACGCCGATTCCGATGCGCTGTCCGCGGCATCCGCCCACCCCCGCATCCATCTCACCAGGGTGGGCACGGCGCTCGAGTTGCAGGACGCCGCGACGTCCGCCGCCGCCGGGGCGGATGTGGTCGTGATGGCCGCCGCCGTCGCCGACTACCGGCCGGCCGAGGTCTCCCACACCAAGCTGACGAAAGAGGGCGGCGACGGCACCCTCACGCTGGAGCTGGTGGAGAATCCCGACATCGTGGCAGGACTTGCCGCCCACCGTGCCGATGGCCAGACCCTCGTCGCGTTCGCTGCCGAGACCGATCCGGACGCCGGCGAACGCCTCGAGCGGGCCAGGCGCAAACGCGCCCGCAAGGGCGTGGACCTGCTGGTGGTCAACGAGGTGGGGTGGCACAAGGGCTTCGAGTCGACGCACAACACCGTCGTCATCGTGGGATCAGGCGGCGAGGTCGTCGCCGAACTGGTCGGCACCAAACGGGAGACCGCGGATGCCGTCTGGTCCGCCGTGCTGGACCAGCGCCGGACGCTCCTAGCGTGA
- a CDS encoding NRDE family protein: protein MCTVIVSVPAVADGPVRLIAVRDEDPARPWDALGPWWPEEYPGAVGVRDNRAGGAWLAADLPARRLAVVLNREDLSDRGDDEVTTRGRIALESAAGRSPDAAPTTRGFNVVQASPGAVRVVSWDGRARREQELTPGIHMIAHDDVDDRATARIATWLDRFRAAEDAPDDADWFAPWLDVLDASAALPPQDDRAIFRDNRPFGYPTQSLLLCVATIGDDGVDVRYGAFDRPGHWQREALDQVTAATTPR from the coding sequence ATGTGCACCGTGATCGTTTCAGTCCCCGCGGTGGCGGACGGCCCGGTGCGCCTGATCGCGGTGCGCGACGAGGACCCGGCCCGGCCGTGGGATGCGCTCGGACCGTGGTGGCCCGAGGAGTACCCCGGCGCCGTGGGCGTGCGGGACAACCGCGCCGGTGGCGCGTGGTTGGCCGCCGATCTTCCGGCACGTCGCCTAGCGGTCGTGCTCAACCGCGAGGACCTATCGGATCGCGGCGACGACGAGGTGACCACCCGCGGCCGGATCGCGCTGGAGTCCGCGGCGGGCCGCTCGCCCGACGCTGCCCCCACCACGCGCGGGTTCAACGTCGTCCAAGCGTCCCCCGGCGCCGTGCGCGTCGTCTCGTGGGATGGCCGCGCGCGCCGCGAGCAGGAGCTGACCCCCGGCATCCACATGATCGCGCATGACGACGTCGATGACCGCGCCACCGCCCGCATCGCCACCTGGCTCGACCGCTTCCGCGCTGCCGAGGATGCACCCGACGACGCGGACTGGTTCGCGCCGTGGCTCGACGTGCTCGACGCGTCCGCCGCTCTGCCGCCGCAGGACGATCGCGCCATCTTCCGCGACAACCGTCCGTTCGGGTACCCCACGCAGTCGCTGCTGCTGTGCGTCGCGACGATCGGCGACGACGGTGTCGACGTGCGCTACGGTGCCTTCGACCGCCCCGGGCACTGGCAGCGCGAGGCGCTGGACCAGGTCACAGCTGCGACCACGCCTCGGTGA
- a CDS encoding aspartate aminotransferase family protein — protein MSSTLNHSARTEAELQQLAKDHLWLHFARQSVMTEGPGVPIIVRGDGHHLWDAQGKRYLDGLSGLFVVNAGHGRTRLAEAGARQAEQLAFFPIWSYAHPAAIELAARLASYAPGDLNHVFFSTGGGEAVETAFKLAKHYFKLVGKPGKHKVISRAIAYHGTPHGALAITGLPGMKQMFEPLTPGGFRVPNTNYYRSAESGFTGATPEEFGVWAADRIEEMILFEGADTVAAVFLEPVQNSGGCFPPPPGYFARVREICDRHDVLLVSDEVICAFGRIGEMFACNAYGYQPDMITFAKAATSGYAPLGGTIVSDRIHEPFAHGDVSFPHGYTFAGHPVAAAVALENLDIFEEERLNERVRENSPAFRATLSKLLDLPIVGDVRGDGYFFGIELVKDKATRETFDADESERLLRGFLSTALFDAGLYCRADDRGDPVVQLAPPLTTGPEQFDEIEQILRSVLTEAWSQL, from the coding sequence ATGTCGTCCACGCTCAACCACAGCGCCCGCACCGAGGCCGAGCTGCAGCAGCTGGCCAAGGACCACCTGTGGCTGCACTTCGCCCGGCAGTCGGTCATGACCGAAGGTCCGGGCGTCCCCATCATCGTCCGAGGCGACGGGCACCACCTCTGGGATGCCCAGGGCAAGCGCTACCTCGACGGCCTGTCGGGACTGTTCGTCGTCAACGCCGGCCACGGGCGCACCCGGCTCGCCGAGGCGGGTGCGCGGCAGGCCGAGCAGCTGGCGTTCTTCCCGATCTGGTCGTACGCCCACCCGGCGGCGATCGAGCTGGCCGCACGCCTGGCCTCCTACGCGCCCGGCGACCTGAACCACGTGTTCTTCTCCACCGGCGGCGGTGAGGCGGTCGAAACCGCGTTCAAGCTGGCCAAGCACTACTTCAAGCTCGTCGGCAAGCCGGGCAAGCACAAGGTGATCTCCCGCGCGATCGCCTACCACGGCACCCCGCACGGCGCACTGGCGATCACCGGGCTGCCCGGAATGAAGCAGATGTTCGAGCCGCTCACCCCCGGCGGGTTCCGCGTGCCCAACACCAACTACTACCGCTCCGCCGAGTCGGGGTTCACCGGCGCCACCCCTGAGGAGTTCGGGGTGTGGGCGGCCGACCGCATCGAGGAGATGATCCTGTTCGAAGGCGCCGACACGGTCGCGGCGGTCTTCCTCGAGCCGGTGCAGAACTCCGGCGGCTGCTTCCCGCCGCCGCCGGGGTACTTCGCCCGGGTGCGGGAGATCTGCGACCGTCACGACGTTCTGCTGGTCAGCGACGAGGTCATCTGCGCGTTCGGTCGCATCGGCGAGATGTTCGCCTGCAACGCCTACGGTTACCAGCCCGACATGATCACGTTCGCCAAGGCCGCCACGAGCGGTTACGCGCCGCTGGGCGGCACGATCGTCAGCGACCGCATCCACGAGCCGTTCGCCCACGGCGACGTGTCGTTCCCGCACGGCTACACCTTCGCTGGACACCCGGTGGCAGCGGCGGTCGCCCTGGAGAACCTGGACATCTTCGAGGAGGAGCGTCTGAACGAACGCGTCCGCGAGAACTCCCCCGCCTTCCGCGCCACCCTGAGCAAACTCCTCGACCTGCCGATCGTCGGTGACGTGCGGGGAGACGGCTACTTCTTCGGCATCGAGCTGGTCAAGGACAAAGCCACCCGGGAGACGTTCGACGCCGACGAATCAGAGCGACTGCTGCGCGGGTTCCTCTCCACCGCACTCTTCGACGCCGGGCTCTACTGCCGCGCCGACGACCGGGGCGACCCGGTCGTGCAGCTGGCGCCGCCGCTGACGACGGGCCCGGAGCAGTTCGACGAGATCGAGCAGATCCTGCGGAGCGTCCTCACCGAGGCGTGGTCGCAGCTGTGA